The DNA region ACGGAGTGGTCTGGGTCCTTCCCGCGGCCACGACCGGGACCGTGAGCACCGGATCGTGGTCGTACGGCGGAGGCTCGCTCGGCGCGTCCGGCGCGGACGCACGGTACGGCGAGGCGATCGACGAGTAGACCCTCACGGACCACCGGAGAGCGGCGCCCCGCACCGAGCCTCTAGGTCTCGGTGCGGGGCGCCCGGCGCACTGCCCGGGTCACTTCAGGCCGAAGGCCCTGATGATCTCCTGGTCGACGGCGAGTCCGCCGTCCGCCTCGGCGTGCGCCTTGAGCGAGACGAACGAGGCACCCTCCCGGGGCGTCCTGAACCGGGCGGTCCACGAACCGTCCGCACCCTTGCGCGGCTGCACCGCGCTCCAGGTCTGCCCGTCGTCGTAACTGACCGACAGCGAAGCCTTGTTCGCGCTCACCGCTGCCTCCAGCCACTCCTGGGTACCGGAGGACAGGCCGACCTCGGTCCACTTCCCCGCGTCGACGTCACCGGCGAGGTCCGTGTCGACGTCGAAGTCCAGCTGGAGCATCGGGATGTCCGCCTGCCACGGGCCGTCCGCGTCGAGCGCGCCCGACTCGAACTCCCACGAACTGTGGGTGCGGGTGGAGGTCTTCCAGGTGCCGCCGTCCCGGACGGAGTCGATGGTCAGCCGGTACGGCAGCCTGCCGGTGGACAGGTTCCCCGCGTAGCCGGCGCGGCCGGCGCCCTTCCCGAGCAGTGTGCCGCCCTGGTACAGGGCGTACGAGGTCGTGTCGTACTCGTCCGCGGGCATCGAACCGGAGTGTCCGGCACCGGAGTCCGTCCACGGGGTGATGTTGAACTGCATGTCGTTGTTCACGGTCCGGAAGGGACCCCAGTACCCCGTGCCGAGGCGCGGACGGGTGACCGGTGCGAACCACTCGGCCGGGTAGGTGCGGCCCGCCGTGTAGTCCAGTTCCCCGCTGCGCATCTCGGCGGCGGTGTCGGAGGTGGCGGCGTTCAGGACCGAGTGGTTCTCGTACCAGAACGAGTCGCCCGGCAGGGGGCTGACCCACTCGGTGCGGATGCCCGGGAACTTCTCGTACTCCTCGAAGCCGAGACCGGGGCCGTAGTCCGGGATGTCGTAGCGGTAGCCCGCGCCCGGAGTCTCCTTGTGGCCGTAGAAGGTGTTCTCGACCTTCGCGAGCCGGCCGGCCGACGGGGCGAAGGCCAGTGACCGGTCCGGGATGGTCCCGTCATGACGGTCCACCAGGTCGTAGACGTACGAGGCGAACTTCTTCTGGTCGACGGAGAGCTTCCTGCCGCGCTGCGCCGCCTTGATCAGCGTCTCACCCGCGATCTTCTGCACCGAGGCGACCGGGATGGTGGTCTGCTCGCCGTACGGCACGTAGCTCTCCAACGCGACTCCGCGGCCGTCGTTGACGACGAAGAGCGCCTTCGCGCCCGCCGCGAGTGCGTTGGCCAGCCGCTCTGCGGGCGGGACCGTGTCGCTGCGCGTGACGACGACGGCCTTGCCCTTGACGCTGCGGCCCTTGTAGTCGGCCGCGGCGCCGTCGCCTGCGAAGACACCGGTGAGCTTCTGTTCGCTGTCCTCGGCGACGACCGAGCCGTTCTGCACCGTGACCGGGACGTCGTGGCCGTCGGCCGTCAGGTCGATCAGCTCCTCGCCCTGGCGCCAGCGTGTGAGGAAGCTGAAGCTGCCCTGGGTGACCTTCTTCGTCGGGCTCGCCCACAACTGGTCGTAGGCCAGCGGGATCTGGAACGCGTCGCGCTGGACGGTGCCGTCCGGGGCGGTGCGTGCCATGTCGTACCGCAGCTGCCGGGTCTCGGTCTCCTCGGGGGTGCGCACGGTCACCTTGCGGGCCTTCGACGCGTCCAGGGTGACCGTGGTGGGCTCGTCCAGGATGGTCTCGGGGGCCGCGAGGAAGGCCACGGCCTTGGAGTCCGCTCGGTCACCGTCGATGTCCACGGAGGTCCAGGCGGTGTAGTTGCCGGGAGGCAGTCGCAGGGTGGTCTCGCCGGGGACCGCCACGACACCCAGGTTCGGGTCGCCGAGCTGGGCGATGACGACGTTGCCGTCCATCGGTCCGCCCGACCGGTCACGCAGCTTCAGGGTGAGGTCGTAGAGCTCCTGCTCCTTGTTCAGGGCGAAGCCGGTGTGCGCGACGGTCTCGCCGGCCGCGTCCTTGGCGACGACCTGCCCGGAGAACTGGGTGTCGTTCGGGACCTCGGAGGGATCCAGCGACAGCACCGCCTGGGCGGTGGAGCCCGCCGGGACGGTCAGCGTGGACGTGGACAGTGTGTAGGCCGCGGAGTCCGTGCCGGTGGCCAGGCTCAGGGTGACGTCCTGCGCACCGGTGTTGCGGTAGGTGATGGTGCGCTCGGCGACCGGGTCGGAGGCGGAGTGCGGCCAGTCGTAGGACGCCACCTCGACGGAGCCGGTGGCCTCGATCGTCGTGTCGATCGCCGCCTTGACGTCGAGCCGGCCGGTGCCCTGCTCGTACGGCGTGTAGGCGGGCAGCTGCTCGGAGGAGGTCATCAGCGCGTCCTTGATGCGCTGACCGGACCAGTCGGGGTGGCGCTGCTTCAGGACGGCCGCGGCGCCCGCGACGTGCGGGGTCGCCATCGACGTACCGGACATCCGCTGGTACATGCCGCTGATGCCGGGCACCGCCTGCGAGGCGGCGGCGTTGATGCCGACTCCGGGAGCCGACAGGTCGGGCTTCAGGCCGTACGACCTGACCAGCGGGCCCATCGAGGAGAAGTCCGCGCGGTTGTCCTGCTTGTCGACGGCCGCGATGGTGAGCGCCTTGCCGGCGGAGCCGGGCGATCCGATGGTGCCCGCGCCGTAGGCGTTGCCGGCGGCGATCACGAAGAGCGGCCCGCCGTCCGCCGAGAGGGCGTCGACCGCCTGGGCCATCGGGTCGTCACCGTCGTCCGGGATGCTGGAGCCGAGGCTCATGGAGACGACGTCGGCTCCTTCGGCCTTCGCCCACTCCATGGCCTCGATGATGCCGGAGTCGGCGCCGGAACCTTCGTCGCCGAGCACCTTGCCGACGATCAGGTCGGCGGCGGGGGCGACGCCCTTGTTGGCGCCGTCCGATGCGGCGCCGGACCCGGCGATGGTGGAGGCGACGTGCGTACCGTGACCGTTCCTGTCGAGGACCTCTTCGCCGGGGACGAAGCTCTTCGCCAGTTTGATCCGGTCCTTGACGTCCGGGTGGGTGGCGTCGATGCCCGTGTCGAGGACGGCGACCGTGGTGCCCTTGCCGTCGTAGCCGGCCGCCCACGCCTGCGGGGCGCCGACCTGCGGGACCGAGTCCTTGAGCACCGCCTCGGCCCGGCCGTCGAGCCACAGTTTCGCGATGCCGTCGTCCAGTGCGCGGCTCTTCCCGTTCCGGGTGATGTCGCTCCAGAAGGCGCGGGCGTCGTCCTTGTCGGCCTTCAGTGCCGCACCGTGGATCGACTCCAGATGCCGGACCGTCCTGCTGCCGCGTGGCGCGGCGGGCAGCGAACGTGCCGCGCCCGCGGGGTAGGTGGCGATCAGCGGGATGCCGCCCGCGTGCTCGTCGTCGTAGCCCATCCCGGCCAGCGCGGTGACGTTGAAGAGCCGGCGGTCCAGCTTCCCCGCCGCGATGAGGGTGCTCGCCTCGTCGGGCAGGACGTAGATGTCCTCCCCGGCCTGCTGCACGTGGACCCCGCCCGTCGCGCCGTCGGGTCGGTCCACCGTGACGGTGTCCTGGTTGCCCGCGCCGTCCGAGTAGTGGACGACGTCACCGGTGACGAGGGTGATGTCGTGGTCACGGACCGGGGCCGCCTGGCGGTCCCCGGCGGCCGGCGGTTGCGGAGCGGCGGTGGCGGAGCCCGCCGCGGGGAGCATGACGCCGCTCACGAGGGCGACCGAGGTCGCTATGAGCAGAGCCCTGCGTCCGGCGCGAGCGGGTCTCGCCCGGCCGGAAACGGAGGAGAGGGAAAGTGTCATGCAGCTGATCTACCGGTAAATCCGGGACCACAGACGGCTTCGCCCTGGCGTGAAACCGCCGTGGCGGCTACCCGCCCGCGCCGATCACCCGTTGTCCGCCCCGTTCAGGGGGCGTGCGCCGGTGGCCCGGTTCAGGCCACCGAGGCGAGTGGAGGGCCGCTTTCGTGGTGGATCGCGGTGTGGGCGCCTTTCAGCGGGACCCCACTGCCGCCGCGCCGTACCGCGACGATCTCTGCCGCGATCGAGAGGGCGGTCTCCTCCGGGGTACGGGCTCCGAGATCGAGCCCGATCGGCGAGTGCAGCGCGGCCAGTCGGCGCTCGGTGACACCGGCCTCGCGCAGCCGCTCGTTGCGCTCCAGGTGGGTGCGGCGCGAGCCCATCGCGCCGACGTAGGCGACCGGCAGCCGCAACGCCAGTTCCAGCAGCGGTACATCGAACTTGGCGTCGTGCGTGAGGACGCAGAGCACCGTGC from Streptomyces sp. B1I3 includes:
- a CDS encoding S8 family serine peptidase translates to MTLSLSSVSGRARPARAGRRALLIATSVALVSGVMLPAAGSATAAPQPPAAGDRQAAPVRDHDITLVTGDVVHYSDGAGNQDTVTVDRPDGATGGVHVQQAGEDIYVLPDEASTLIAAGKLDRRLFNVTALAGMGYDDEHAGGIPLIATYPAGAARSLPAAPRGSRTVRHLESIHGAALKADKDDARAFWSDITRNGKSRALDDGIAKLWLDGRAEAVLKDSVPQVGAPQAWAAGYDGKGTTVAVLDTGIDATHPDVKDRIKLAKSFVPGEEVLDRNGHGTHVASTIAGSGAASDGANKGVAPAADLIVGKVLGDEGSGADSGIIEAMEWAKAEGADVVSMSLGSSIPDDGDDPMAQAVDALSADGGPLFVIAAGNAYGAGTIGSPGSAGKALTIAAVDKQDNRADFSSMGPLVRSYGLKPDLSAPGVGINAAASQAVPGISGMYQRMSGTSMATPHVAGAAAVLKQRHPDWSGQRIKDALMTSSEQLPAYTPYEQGTGRLDVKAAIDTTIEATGSVEVASYDWPHSASDPVAERTITYRNTGAQDVTLSLATGTDSAAYTLSTSTLTVPAGSTAQAVLSLDPSEVPNDTQFSGQVVAKDAAGETVAHTGFALNKEQELYDLTLKLRDRSGGPMDGNVVIAQLGDPNLGVVAVPGETTLRLPPGNYTAWTSVDIDGDRADSKAVAFLAAPETILDEPTTVTLDASKARKVTVRTPEETETRQLRYDMARTAPDGTVQRDAFQIPLAYDQLWASPTKKVTQGSFSFLTRWRQGEELIDLTADGHDVPVTVQNGSVVAEDSEQKLTGVFAGDGAAADYKGRSVKGKAVVVTRSDTVPPAERLANALAAGAKALFVVNDGRGVALESYVPYGEQTTIPVASVQKIAGETLIKAAQRGRKLSVDQKKFASYVYDLVDRHDGTIPDRSLAFAPSAGRLAKVENTFYGHKETPGAGYRYDIPDYGPGLGFEEYEKFPGIRTEWVSPLPGDSFWYENHSVLNAATSDTAAEMRSGELDYTAGRTYPAEWFAPVTRPRLGTGYWGPFRTVNNDMQFNITPWTDSGAGHSGSMPADEYDTTSYALYQGGTLLGKGAGRAGYAGNLSTGRLPYRLTIDSVRDGGTWKTSTRTHSSWEFESGALDADGPWQADIPMLQLDFDVDTDLAGDVDAGKWTEVGLSSGTQEWLEAAVSANKASLSVSYDDGQTWSAVQPRKGADGSWTARFRTPREGASFVSLKAHAEADGGLAVDQEIIRAFGLK